The sequence below is a genomic window from Blastococcus sp. Marseille-P5729.
GGTGCCGTGCGCGACCGCCCGACGACCCTCGAGCGCTGGCCGAAGGGTGTGATCCCGCTCGATCCCGCGGAGCCGGCCGGCCCCGCGAACGGTGACTTCTTCTACCAGAAGCACGTTCCCAAGGGACTCCCGGCGTACGCCGAGACGGTCGACATCACCTTCCCCAGCGGTCGGTCGGGCACCGAGATCTGCCCGAGCAATCTGGCGACCGTGGTGTGGGCGGCACACATGAACACGATCACCTTCCATCCCTGGCCGGTGACCCGCGCAGCGGTCGATCAGCCCGACCAGCTACGTATTGATCTGGATCCCCAGCCGGGAACGGACTTCACCGACGCCGTGCGGGCCGGTGACGTTCTTCGTGAGGTGCTGGCCGAGCACGATCTGCACGGCTTCCCGAAGACTAGTGGTGGCCGCGGTCTGCATGTATATGTGCCAATCCGCCCGCAGTGGAGCTTCGTTGAGACTCGCCGCGCGCTGATCGCGATCGGTCGTGAGATGGAGCGTCGTACACCCGAGCTCGTCACTCTCTCCTGGTGGAAGGAAGAGCGTGGAGAGCGGATCTTCATCGACTACAACCAAATGGCACGTGACCGCACGATCGCCTCGGCGTACTCGGTCCGCGCCAACGACCGCGCGACCGTCTCTGCGCCACTGACCTGGGATGAGCTGGCGGACGCCGCTCCCGACGACTTCACCGTGCGCACCATGCCGGCACGGTTCGCGGAGGTCGGTGACCTGCACGCCCGAGTCGCCTCGGCACAGCCCGGCGATCTGGCGAGCCTGCTTGAGCTGTCCGCCAAGCAGGAGTCCGACCTCGGGCTGGGAGATCTGCCCTATCCGCCGGACTACCCGAAAATGCCCGGCGAGCCGCCGCGGGTGCAGCCCAGCAGAAAGAACCCAGCGAACTGGTGAACGCCCGCCAGGGCGCGCCGATTCACCCGCTCGTCGATAAGCGCCGATCTTTACGTTCGTCGATGGTGGCCGCAGGCGCGCAGAGACGACGCAGGATGGGAATACCGGCGGCGGCGATCCTCCTTTCAGAGCTCGCGGGTTCAGCTACGGGCGGCGAGCAAGCCGGTTCGCTCGTGACAGCCCAGGTATTCGAAGCGGAGCTGGTCCGCATCGAGTACCGACACCTCGTGGTAGAGGCGAAGCCCGGCGGCACTGCGGAAGTGCTTCACGAACTGCCCGAATGCGCCGAAGATCTTCAGGTGCGTCTTGTGTGAGCGCGACCAGTCCTCGAGCTCGCGCAGGGAGTGCCACCAGCCGTGGCCGTAGGTCTTCTCGACGAGAGCGCCACCGTCATCGATGATCTGCATCAG
It includes:
- the ligD gene encoding non-homologous end-joining DNA ligase; this translates as MPSASVTLDVDGHKVKVSSPERVCFPKVGITKLQIVEYYLAVGKGILGAVRDRPTTLERWPKGVIPLDPAEPAGPANGDFFYQKHVPKGLPAYAETVDITFPSGRSGTEICPSNLATVVWAAHMNTITFHPWPVTRAAVDQPDQLRIDLDPQPGTDFTDAVRAGDVLREVLAEHDLHGFPKTSGGRGLHVYVPIRPQWSFVETRRALIAIGREMERRTPELVTLSWWKEERGERIFIDYNQMARDRTIASAYSVRANDRATVSAPLTWDELADAAPDDFTVRTMPARFAEVGDLHARVASAQPGDLASLLELSAKQESDLGLGDLPYPPDYPKMPGEPPRVQPSRKNPANW